The Phycisphaerae bacterium genome window below encodes:
- a CDS encoding glutamine--tRNA ligase/YqeY domain fusion protein, whose amino-acid sequence MSTEPRASLNFIEQIIERDLQTGKWGGRVHTRFPPEPNGYLHIGHAKSICLNFGLAEKYGGLCNLRFDDTNPEKEEQEYVDSIIADVKWLGDGWGDRILFASDYFQQMHDWAVELIRKGKAYVCDLTPDEVSRTRGTLTRPGTPSPNRDRGIEENLDLFARMRAGEFPNGSRSLRARIDMASPNMNLRDPVMYRILHAHHHRTGDKWCIYPMYDWAHGLEDSVEGITHSICTLEFEDHRPLYDWFIDAINEGRGPDSPWGPPIHHPQQIEFARFELEYTLMSKRKLLELVKEKRVRGWDDPRMPTLSAMRRRGFTPEAIRELCLRIGVAKFKGIIEYGLLEHCVRDDLNRRAPRVMAVLRPLKVVIENFPEGQIDELDAINNPEDESAGTRKVPFTRELYIEQDDFREEPPPKYFRLSPGREVRLRWAYFVTCREVIKNDAGEIVELRCTYDPATRGGDAPDGRKVKATIHWVSASQGIPAEVRLYEQLFTKADPDEVEEGNDYRANINPNSLEVLTDAVVEPSLRGAPAGSRYQFERIGYFTVDPDSIPDHPVFNRTVTLKDTWSKIAKKG is encoded by the coding sequence ATGAGTACCGAACCCCGAGCCTCGCTCAACTTCATCGAGCAGATCATCGAACGCGATCTCCAGACCGGTAAGTGGGGCGGACGCGTCCACACCCGCTTCCCCCCGGAGCCCAACGGCTACCTGCACATCGGCCACGCCAAGAGCATCTGTCTCAACTTCGGCCTGGCCGAAAAGTACGGCGGGCTGTGCAACCTCCGCTTCGATGACACCAACCCGGAAAAGGAGGAGCAGGAATACGTCGACTCCATCATTGCCGACGTGAAGTGGCTCGGCGACGGCTGGGGCGATCGGATTCTATTCGCCTCCGACTATTTCCAGCAGATGCACGACTGGGCCGTGGAACTCATCCGCAAGGGCAAGGCCTACGTCTGCGATCTGACCCCGGACGAAGTCAGCCGCACACGGGGCACGCTCACCCGGCCGGGCACGCCCAGCCCCAACCGCGATCGCGGCATCGAGGAGAATCTCGACCTGTTCGCCCGCATGCGCGCCGGCGAGTTCCCCAACGGCTCGCGCTCGCTCCGCGCCCGCATCGACATGGCCTCGCCCAACATGAACCTGCGCGACCCGGTCATGTACCGCATTCTCCACGCCCACCACCATCGCACCGGCGACAAATGGTGCATCTATCCCATGTACGACTGGGCCCACGGGCTGGAGGACTCTGTCGAAGGCATCACCCACTCCATCTGCACGCTGGAGTTCGAGGACCACCGTCCGCTCTACGACTGGTTCATCGACGCCATCAATGAAGGCCGAGGTCCGGACAGTCCCTGGGGACCGCCCATCCACCATCCCCAGCAGATCGAGTTCGCCCGCTTCGAGCTCGAATACACGTTGATGAGCAAGCGGAAGCTGCTCGAACTTGTGAAGGAGAAACGCGTTCGCGGGTGGGACGACCCCCGCATGCCCACGCTCTCGGCCATGCGCCGCCGGGGATTCACGCCCGAGGCCATTCGTGAACTTTGCCTGCGTATCGGCGTGGCCAAATTCAAGGGCATCATTGAATACGGCCTGCTCGAACACTGCGTCCGCGACGACCTCAACCGCCGCGCCCCGCGGGTCATGGCAGTTCTTCGGCCGCTCAAGGTTGTCATCGAGAACTTCCCCGAGGGCCAAATCGACGAACTCGACGCGATAAATAACCCCGAAGACGAATCAGCCGGCACGCGCAAGGTGCCCTTCACCCGCGAACTCTACATCGAGCAGGACGACTTCCGCGAGGAGCCGCCGCCGAAATACTTCCGCCTTTCGCCGGGACGCGAAGTCCGCCTGCGTTGGGCCTACTTCGTCACCTGCCGCGAGGTCATCAAGAACGACGCGGGCGAGATCGTGGAGCTTCGTTGCACCTACGACCCGGCCACGCGCGGCGGCGACGCCCCCGACGGCCGGAAGGTCAAGGCCACCATCCACTGGGTCTCAGCCAGCCAAGGCATCCCCGCCGAGGTGCGCCTCTACGAACAGCTATTCACCAAAGCAGATCCCGACGAGGTCGAGGAGGGCAATGACTACCGCGCCAATATCAACCCGAATTCGCTCGAGGTGCTGACTGACGCCGTTGTGGAGCCGTCTCTCCGCGGCGCCCCGGCCGGTTCGCGCTACCAGTTCGAGCGCATCGGCTACTTCACCGTCGACCCCGACTCGATCCCCGACCACCCGGTCTTCAACCGGACAGTTACGCTCAAGGACACGTGGTCGAAAATTGCGAAGAAGGGTTAA
- a CDS encoding tetratricopeptide repeat protein, giving the protein MNPRHVALLLCISLTFFAGCQGKKESAGYSASAQRSLSSPPPLFEGMGPHKRAVTTNSPEAQRYFDQGLTWAFAFNHDEAIRSFEYAAKLDPDCAMCWWGVALCNGPHINFPMVPPDRAKAAWYALQKAQATAGNATPVEQALINALAARYADPQPEDRSSLDQAYAKAMAEVWEKYPDDSDVGTLYAESMMDLRPWDLWTKDGRPQPGTETIIQVLNRVLVMDPENPGANHLYIHTIEPSLHPELANDAANRLRDMVPASSHLLHMPSHIDVLTGRWAMASIQNEKAIKADNAYRRLSPKQGIYSVYMAHNAHMLCFASTMEGRAEVALRAAEQVVDTVPKDFAREQAAFVDPYMGAKYDALKRFGRWDDILKEPAPPKYWPITTAMWRMNRAVAYAAKGKIKEAEKEQAAYREAVGKIPPDAVMAISPAHDVLDIGEHFINGELAYRKGDIDKAVSELREAIKLEDQLRYMEPPEWMQPVRHTLGAVLLDAGRYSEAEQVYREDLENWPENGWSLYGLSRCLRARGANAEAARVEQRFRKVWSRADTPIGSSCKCVPTT; this is encoded by the coding sequence ATGAATCCCAGACACGTGGCCTTGCTGCTCTGTATTTCACTCACTTTCTTTGCGGGCTGCCAGGGCAAGAAGGAATCCGCCGGCTATTCCGCGTCGGCACAACGCTCTCTCTCCTCGCCGCCCCCACTATTCGAAGGCATGGGCCCGCACAAACGCGCGGTCACTACGAATTCACCCGAGGCACAGAGGTACTTCGATCAAGGGCTCACGTGGGCATTCGCCTTCAACCACGACGAGGCCATTCGCTCCTTCGAGTACGCCGCCAAGCTCGACCCGGATTGCGCCATGTGCTGGTGGGGCGTGGCCTTGTGCAACGGACCGCACATCAACTTCCCCATGGTTCCGCCGGATCGCGCAAAGGCGGCTTGGTACGCACTTCAGAAGGCTCAGGCAACTGCCGGAAACGCAACGCCCGTCGAACAGGCCCTGATCAACGCCCTCGCCGCGCGATACGCCGACCCCCAGCCGGAAGATCGGTCCTCTCTCGACCAGGCCTACGCAAAAGCCATGGCTGAAGTTTGGGAGAAATATCCCGACGACTCCGATGTCGGAACGCTGTATGCCGAGTCGATGATGGACCTTCGCCCGTGGGATCTCTGGACGAAGGACGGCAGGCCGCAGCCGGGCACGGAAACCATCATCCAGGTTTTGAATCGGGTTCTGGTGATGGATCCTGAGAATCCCGGCGCGAACCACTTGTACATCCACACCATCGAGCCGTCGCTGCATCCGGAGCTGGCCAACGACGCCGCCAATCGTCTCCGTGACATGGTCCCCGCCTCGAGCCATCTCCTGCACATGCCCTCACATATCGACGTGCTGACCGGCCGGTGGGCAATGGCGTCGATCCAGAATGAAAAAGCCATCAAGGCCGACAATGCCTATCGCCGCCTGTCGCCCAAGCAGGGGATTTACAGCGTCTACATGGCCCACAACGCGCATATGCTCTGCTTTGCCTCCACGATGGAAGGCCGGGCCGAGGTGGCCCTTCGTGCCGCCGAGCAGGTCGTGGATACCGTCCCCAAGGACTTTGCCCGCGAACAGGCGGCCTTCGTAGACCCCTACATGGGCGCGAAGTACGACGCGTTAAAGCGTTTCGGCCGCTGGGACGACATCCTCAAGGAGCCGGCACCGCCCAAATACTGGCCAATCACCACGGCCATGTGGCGCATGAATCGAGCGGTCGCCTATGCCGCCAAAGGCAAAATCAAGGAAGCGGAAAAGGAGCAGGCCGCTTACCGCGAGGCCGTCGGGAAGATCCCTCCGGACGCGGTCATGGCCATCAGTCCCGCGCACGACGTCCTCGACATCGGGGAGCATTTCATCAACGGCGAACTGGCCTATCGCAAGGGTGACATTGACAAGGCGGTCAGCGAGTTGCGCGAAGCGATCAAGCTGGAGGACCAGCTCCGCTACATGGAACCTCCGGAGTGGATGCAGCCCGTGCGGCACACGCTCGGTGCCGTCCTGCTTGACGCAGGCCGCTATTCCGAAGCGGAGCAGGTTTATCGGGAAGATCTGGAGAACTGGCCCGAAAACGGCTGGTCGCTCTACGGCCTGAGCCGCTGCCTCCGCGCCCGCGGCGCCAATGCGGAAGCCGCCCGTGTCGAACAGCGCTTTCGCAAGGTCTGGTCCCGCGCCGACACGCCCATCGGATCAAGCTGCAAGTGCGTGCCGACAACGTAG
- a CDS encoding sulfite exporter TauE/SafE family protein yields the protein MGELFSYVWLIPLGYLVGAYGTLIGAGGGFILVPILLLLYPQESPSIVACISLAVVFFNAASGSVAYARQGRIDYRAAIIFSLAAIPGSAAGAMTTGLVPRRLFDALLGTLMLALAAYLTLNPRSETSTPDSPGRNHAEQPDTDVPPLPQDHRRTYSLGAFLSLCVGYVAALLGIGGGIIHVPILARVLKYPVHTATATSHLILAMMALAGTVVHISNGSFQHGWRRTVALSIGVVLGAQAGAWLSTRIHGRWILRGLAIGLLALGVRLLSLSLGS from the coding sequence TTGGGCGAATTATTCTCATACGTCTGGCTCATCCCCCTCGGCTACCTGGTCGGAGCCTACGGCACGCTGATCGGAGCCGGTGGCGGATTCATCCTCGTTCCCATTCTGCTGCTCCTCTATCCGCAGGAGAGCCCGTCGATCGTTGCCTGCATTTCGCTGGCCGTCGTCTTCTTCAATGCGGCCTCGGGTTCAGTGGCCTACGCCCGCCAGGGACGGATCGACTACCGTGCCGCCATCATCTTTTCCCTCGCCGCGATTCCCGGCTCCGCCGCCGGTGCCATGACCACCGGCCTCGTCCCCCGCCGCCTGTTTGACGCCCTCCTCGGCACCCTCATGCTCGCCCTCGCCGCTTACCTGACCCTCAATCCACGCAGCGAAACTTCGACACCGGATTCGCCGGGCCGGAACCACGCAGAACAGCCGGATACTGATGTCCCGCCTTTACCCCAGGACCACCGCCGCACCTATTCACTCGGCGCATTCCTGAGTCTCTGCGTCGGTTACGTGGCCGCGCTTCTGGGCATCGGCGGCGGGATCATCCATGTGCCGATCCTGGCTCGCGTGCTCAAGTATCCCGTGCACACGGCCACCGCGACATCGCACCTGATCCTGGCGATGATGGCCCTGGCGGGAACGGTGGTGCACATCAGCAACGGGAGCTTCCAGCACGGCTGGCGGCGAACGGTCGCCCTGTCGATCGGCGTGGTCCTGGGCGCACAAGCGGGCGCCTGGCTGTCCACGCGGATTCACGGCCGGTGGATTCTGCGCGGGCTGGCGATCGGCCTTCTCGCCCTGGGCGTTCGGCTCTTGAGCCTCAGCTTGGGATCCTGA
- the typA gene encoding translational GTPase TypA: protein MTTIRNIAIIAHVDHGKTTLVDQMLRQCGQFREAQVAGERILDSNDLERERGITILAKNIAIQYHGTKINLIDTPGHADFGGEVERVLKMADGCLLLVDAFEGPMPQTRFVLRKAFENRLRPVVVINKIDRPDARPDGVLEEVLDLFIELGADDEALEFPVVYSSATQGYATLDPQERRTDIFPLFDTILSHVPAPDVDPAAPLQMLITTLDYSDYVGRIGIGRVFAGTIRAGENVVLIHRDGTQENQRVGELHMFDGLGRLKVPEVLAGDICAVVGMQTVDIGNTIASVENPQPLPIIRIDEPTLHMTFRVNDSPFAGRSGKYLTSRHIRDRLEKELRSNVALRVEPGYTPEEFHVSGRGMLHLSVLIENMRREGFELAVGKPKVIFRELGGKKTEPIELCVIDVPTQYVGAVMELMGGRRGVCRNMETRGESSLLEFTIPARGLIGLRNRMLNATSGAANMHHNFFEYEYFRGDIPRRKNGVLIANEPGQVTAYALDGLADRGEWFVAPGAQVYAGQIVGEHCRDNDLEVNCCRAKKMTNIRAASADKTVVLKPPRVLSLESALEFIEDDELVEVTPDGIRMRKRLLSEVERRRALRKSG from the coding sequence ATTACCACGATTCGCAACATCGCCATTATCGCCCACGTCGATCACGGCAAGACCACGCTCGTGGACCAGATGCTGCGCCAGTGCGGACAGTTTCGCGAGGCGCAGGTCGCGGGCGAGCGTATTCTCGACTCCAACGACCTGGAGCGTGAGCGCGGTATTACGATCCTCGCCAAGAACATCGCCATTCAGTACCACGGGACGAAGATCAACCTGATCGACACGCCGGGGCACGCCGACTTCGGCGGCGAGGTCGAGCGCGTGCTGAAGATGGCCGACGGGTGTCTGCTGCTGGTGGACGCCTTCGAGGGGCCCATGCCGCAGACGCGTTTCGTGCTCCGCAAGGCCTTCGAGAATCGCCTGCGACCGGTGGTGGTGATTAACAAGATCGACCGGCCGGACGCCCGTCCCGACGGCGTGCTCGAGGAAGTGCTCGACCTGTTCATCGAGCTCGGCGCCGATGACGAAGCGCTGGAATTCCCCGTCGTGTACAGTTCGGCGACGCAGGGGTACGCGACGCTCGATCCCCAGGAGCGACGGACCGACATCTTTCCGCTGTTCGACACGATCTTGTCGCACGTTCCGGCCCCGGACGTGGACCCGGCCGCGCCGCTGCAAATGCTCATCACCACGCTGGACTACAGCGACTACGTCGGGCGAATCGGCATCGGACGGGTGTTCGCAGGAACGATCCGCGCCGGGGAGAATGTGGTATTGATTCACCGCGACGGCACGCAGGAAAACCAGCGCGTGGGCGAGCTGCACATGTTCGACGGGCTGGGGCGGCTGAAAGTCCCGGAGGTTCTGGCCGGGGACATCTGCGCGGTCGTCGGCATGCAGACGGTGGACATCGGCAACACGATTGCCTCGGTCGAGAATCCGCAGCCGCTTCCTATTATTCGCATCGATGAGCCCACGCTGCACATGACGTTCCGGGTGAATGATTCGCCGTTTGCCGGGCGATCGGGGAAGTATCTTACGTCCCGTCATATTCGCGATCGATTGGAGAAGGAGCTGCGCAGCAATGTGGCCCTGCGCGTCGAGCCGGGGTACACGCCGGAGGAATTTCATGTCTCGGGACGGGGCATGCTGCATCTTTCCGTGCTGATCGAGAACATGCGGCGAGAGGGGTTCGAACTGGCCGTGGGAAAGCCCAAGGTCATCTTCCGCGAGCTCGGCGGGAAGAAGACCGAGCCGATCGAACTGTGTGTCATTGACGTTCCAACGCAGTATGTGGGCGCAGTGATGGAGCTCATGGGCGGGCGGCGGGGCGTCTGCCGCAACATGGAGACGCGGGGGGAATCGTCGCTGTTGGAGTTCACCATACCCGCGCGGGGATTGATCGGATTGCGCAATCGCATGCTCAACGCAACGAGCGGCGCGGCCAACATGCATCACAACTTCTTCGAGTACGAGTACTTCCGTGGTGACATTCCCCGCCGCAAGAATGGCGTGCTCATCGCCAATGAGCCCGGGCAGGTCACCGCCTACGCCCTCGACGGTCTGGCCGATCGGGGGGAGTGGTTCGTGGCGCCCGGGGCCCAGGTCTATGCCGGGCAGATCGTCGGGGAGCACTGCCGAGACAACGATCTGGAGGTCAATTGCTGCCGGGCGAAAAAGATGACCAACATCCGGGCCGCTTCCGCCGACAAAACCGTGGTGCTCAAGCCGCCGCGCGTACTGTCGCTCGAGTCGGCACTGGAGTTCATCGAGGACGATGAGCTCGTAGAGGTCACCCCGGACGGAATCCGCATGCGAAAGCGGCTGCTCTCGGAGGTCGAGCGCCGCCGGGCACTGCGAAAGTCAGGCTGA
- a CDS encoding GTPase → MSRSSKKINVIIVGAAGRDFHDFNVFWKNDPRYNVVAFTAAQIPDIDGRVYPRVLSGDRYPKGIPIEPEAKLPELIKKHNVEQVTMAYSDLPHAEVMHKAAIVNAAGADFRIMGWRNTTIKSKKPVIAVCAVRTGCGKSQTSRAITAALKAMGKRVAAIRHPMPYGDLSKQIVQRFAALEDLDLHDCTIEEREEYEPHIRAGNVIYAGVDYEKILRAAEKEADVILWDGGNNDLPFYEPDLHIVVADPHRPGHEVSYYPGETNARMADVVVINKSDTADADSIATVERNIKAVNPKAKIIRADSPVTVPDPAAVQGKRVLVVEDGPTLTHGEMTYGAGHVAARRFGAAAIVDPRPYAVGSIKATYAKYSHMTEILPAMGYGSKQQRELEKTINAADCDLVLVGTPIDLAGMLKINKPSMRVTYELDAASAKKLAGEVKKVVG, encoded by the coding sequence GTGTCCCGCTCCAGCAAGAAGATCAACGTCATCATCGTCGGCGCCGCCGGGCGGGATTTTCACGACTTCAACGTCTTCTGGAAGAACGATCCGCGTTATAACGTCGTGGCGTTCACCGCGGCGCAGATTCCCGACATTGACGGGCGGGTCTATCCCCGCGTGCTCTCCGGCGACCGTTACCCCAAGGGCATTCCCATCGAGCCGGAAGCCAAGCTGCCCGAGCTCATCAAGAAGCACAACGTGGAGCAGGTGACCATGGCTTACTCCGACCTGCCGCACGCGGAGGTGATGCACAAGGCGGCGATCGTCAACGCCGCAGGGGCGGACTTTCGGATCATGGGCTGGCGGAATACGACCATCAAGTCCAAGAAGCCGGTGATTGCGGTGTGCGCGGTGCGAACCGGCTGCGGCAAGAGCCAGACGTCGCGTGCCATTACCGCGGCACTGAAGGCGATGGGCAAGCGCGTCGCGGCGATCCGCCACCCCATGCCGTACGGCGACCTGAGCAAGCAGATCGTGCAGCGATTCGCGGCGCTGGAGGACCTCGACCTGCACGATTGCACGATCGAAGAGCGTGAAGAGTACGAGCCGCACATTCGCGCGGGCAACGTGATCTACGCGGGCGTCGACTACGAGAAGATTCTCCGCGCGGCCGAGAAAGAAGCGGACGTGATCCTCTGGGACGGCGGCAACAACGATCTGCCGTTCTACGAGCCCGACCTGCACATCGTCGTGGCCGATCCGCATCGACCCGGACACGAAGTGAGCTACTACCCCGGTGAAACGAACGCGCGCATGGCGGACGTGGTGGTGATCAACAAGTCGGACACGGCCGACGCGGATTCGATCGCCACGGTCGAGCGGAACATCAAGGCGGTTAATCCCAAGGCGAAGATCATCCGCGCGGATTCACCCGTGACGGTGCCCGATCCGGCGGCGGTGCAGGGGAAGCGCGTGCTGGTGGTGGAGGACGGCCCGACGCTGACCCACGGGGAGATGACCTACGGCGCCGGTCACGTTGCCGCGCGGCGCTTCGGCGCGGCGGCGATCGTCGATCCCCGGCCCTACGCGGTGGGGTCGATCAAGGCGACGTACGCGAAGTATTCGCACATGACGGAGATTCTCCCGGCGATGGGGTACGGCTCGAAGCAGCAGCGGGAGCTGGAGAAGACGATCAACGCGGCCGACTGCGATTTGGTGCTGGTGGGCACGCCGATCGATCTGGCGGGCATGCTGAAGATTAACAAGCCGTCGATGCGGGTGACGTATGAACTGGACGCGGCGTCGGCGAAGAAGCTGGCGGGGGAGGTGAAGAAGGTGGTGGGGTAG
- a CDS encoding acetolactate decarboxylase, translating to MNRIGASMWVNMRLAGLLISAMGVWATTGCASHAPQVRQYGRMHDVLSKGAAGATARVALADELGEADACGVGALAGLDGEITIVDGKAWIARPTAGGLRVDGPETSSTEKAALLTVARVPAWTDVRIDEGLGGETLEKFIAKAARSEGLGEKGPLPFVIEGEATDLQTHVINGECPMRPGVRLTADHQPWRFQSSSPVKVTLVGFYAADSVGNLTHPGTAIHAHAIFDADGKTVTAHVERVELNPGATLRLPAWK from the coding sequence ATGAATCGCATCGGCGCAAGCATGTGGGTCAACATGCGCCTGGCGGGACTACTTATTTCGGCTATGGGAGTCTGGGCGACGACTGGTTGCGCGTCGCATGCGCCGCAGGTTCGACAATACGGCCGGATGCACGACGTGTTAAGCAAGGGGGCGGCGGGCGCGACGGCGCGGGTCGCTTTGGCGGACGAGCTTGGCGAGGCGGACGCCTGTGGTGTTGGGGCGCTCGCGGGTCTGGACGGCGAGATCACGATCGTGGATGGCAAGGCCTGGATCGCTCGGCCAACGGCGGGCGGTCTGCGCGTCGACGGACCGGAGACGAGTTCCACGGAAAAGGCCGCGCTTCTGACGGTTGCGCGCGTTCCGGCGTGGACGGATGTTCGAATTGATGAGGGGCTGGGGGGCGAGACGCTGGAGAAGTTCATTGCGAAGGCGGCTCGAAGCGAGGGTCTGGGTGAGAAAGGGCCGCTCCCGTTTGTGATCGAGGGGGAAGCCACTGACTTGCAGACGCACGTCATCAACGGGGAGTGCCCCATGCGGCCAGGCGTGCGACTGACGGCCGATCATCAACCCTGGCGGTTTCAATCCTCCTCGCCGGTCAAGGTCACGTTGGTCGGGTTCTACGCGGCGGACTCGGTCGGGAACCTGACGCATCCCGGGACGGCGATTCACGCGCATGCCATCTTTGACGCGGACGGGAAGACGGTGACGGCGCATGTGGAGCGCGTCGAGTTGAACCCCGGCGCGACGCTGCGGCTGCCGGCGTGGAAGTAG
- a CDS encoding Ig-like domain-containing protein produces MWRRVFGTITAVVSVFAVTLALAAGESKPSVKTMPPVVVKTVPESGQTDVDATKVKEIRVTFSKAMKDKSWSWSQISDETMPKITGDIHYDADGRTCIAPVSLEPGKTYVIWLNSAKFGNFKDKDGRSAVPYLLVFETRP; encoded by the coding sequence ATGTGGCGCAGAGTCTTTGGCACAATTACGGCTGTCGTTTCCGTCTTCGCCGTCACCCTCGCCCTCGCCGCGGGCGAGTCGAAACCCTCCGTCAAGACCATGCCTCCCGTGGTGGTCAAGACGGTCCCCGAGTCCGGGCAAACCGATGTCGACGCCACCAAGGTCAAGGAGATTCGCGTCACCTTCAGCAAGGCCATGAAGGACAAAAGCTGGTCTTGGTCGCAGATCTCCGACGAAACCATGCCCAAGATCACGGGCGACATCCACTACGACGCCGACGGCCGCACCTGCATCGCGCCCGTGTCACTGGAGCCCGGAAAGACGTACGTCATTTGGCTTAACAGCGCCAAGTTCGGCAATTTCAAGGACAAGGATGGACGCTCAGCCGTGCCCTATCTGCTCGTATTTGAGACCAGGCCGTGA
- a CDS encoding tetratricopeptide repeat protein: protein MAALVVVIGLTGLTFASVARFGFVNWDDDYALVLNDRFRGFGWENLRWMFTTGFAGHYQPLTWLSYALDYRIWGGLDPGGYHVTNLLLHVATAVGFYFVARKLLRVASSEIGSGVLATAATLAALLFAIHPLRVESVAWVTERRDVLSAAFLMPALLLYLRAATTRDLRAYRLAIAGAVFLYLLSLLSKAAAMTLPVVLLLIDFYPLRRFDRVRAESGATPKSPWKAVLLEKVLFLVPALGSAGLALWAQAQSGALRTAQEHSFDVRLAQALYGIGFYVWKSVWPHNLLPLYEQRFDVSPWNLATILALVFAIAITALVWSLRRRLPALLVAWFSYLVVLSPVLGLAQSGPQVVADRYTYLSCLSWAVIAGGAFVLVWGRSHDRPIAWRAAVVALPVVAIVLLSYKTQAQVAIWSDSDTLWRTVIQRAPDTGTAYANLAADLNGRGEYEEAYETARKALEILPGNVVAHVAAGRAAGAFGEKARAKGDRATAERWFRESELHYEEALKRWPDDRGTLAGLVATKMNLGKFDEAAQLCNRLIELDPGNPIWPDLLGRVRASAGEYGAAEEAFVQSLSLDPDRPETSLALANVYLAQGRRDAAIGVLEKGIDQAPNEPRLCARLAWILATLGESAREYERALQLAQVAMRTQRLNPMVQEAYAAALAATGRFGEAAASVSDFLTESAKWQSPFWKRRLETQRAGYERGEMPRD from the coding sequence TTGGCCGCGTTGGTCGTGGTCATCGGACTGACGGGCCTGACGTTCGCCTCCGTGGCGCGCTTCGGCTTCGTCAACTGGGACGACGATTACGCCCTTGTGCTTAACGACCGCTTTCGCGGCTTCGGATGGGAAAACCTTCGCTGGATGTTCACCACGGGATTCGCCGGGCATTATCAGCCGCTCACTTGGCTGTCCTATGCACTCGATTATCGGATCTGGGGCGGGCTCGACCCCGGCGGATACCACGTCACCAATCTGCTGCTCCATGTCGCCACGGCCGTCGGATTCTATTTCGTCGCAAGAAAGCTCCTTCGTGTTGCATCTAGCGAGATCGGGTCGGGCGTGCTGGCGACGGCGGCGACGCTTGCGGCATTGCTTTTTGCGATCCATCCCCTTCGTGTGGAGTCCGTGGCGTGGGTCACGGAGCGGCGTGACGTGCTCAGCGCGGCGTTTCTCATGCCTGCGCTGCTGCTTTATCTTCGAGCCGCCACAACGCGAGACCTCCGTGCCTACCGGCTTGCCATCGCTGGGGCTGTCTTCCTTTATTTGCTCTCGCTCCTTTCCAAGGCGGCAGCCATGACCCTGCCCGTCGTGCTGCTGCTGATTGACTTCTATCCGCTGCGGCGCTTCGACCGGGTTCGTGCGGAATCGGGCGCGACGCCGAAGTCGCCGTGGAAGGCCGTCCTTCTGGAGAAGGTACTTTTCCTCGTGCCGGCATTGGGGTCGGCCGGATTGGCCCTTTGGGCGCAGGCACAGTCCGGGGCGCTGCGAACCGCGCAGGAGCATTCCTTCGATGTCCGCCTCGCGCAAGCCTTGTATGGCATCGGTTTCTATGTCTGGAAGTCCGTCTGGCCGCACAACCTGTTGCCACTCTACGAGCAGCGGTTCGATGTTTCGCCGTGGAATTTGGCGACAATCCTTGCGCTGGTGTTCGCCATCGCGATAACAGCACTGGTATGGTCGCTTCGACGCAGGCTGCCCGCTCTGCTGGTGGCGTGGTTTTCCTATCTTGTGGTACTTTCGCCGGTGCTCGGACTGGCGCAGAGCGGGCCGCAGGTCGTCGCGGATCGCTACACCTATCTCTCGTGCCTCTCCTGGGCGGTTATTGCCGGCGGAGCGTTCGTGCTCGTATGGGGCCGTTCCCATGACCGGCCGATCGCGTGGCGCGCCGCAGTTGTCGCACTACCGGTCGTGGCGATCGTCCTTCTGTCCTACAAGACCCAAGCGCAGGTCGCGATCTGGTCGGATTCGGACACGCTGTGGCGGACGGTGATTCAGCGGGCGCCTGATACCGGTACAGCCTATGCCAACCTCGCGGCAGACCTGAACGGCCGGGGCGAATACGAAGAAGCCTACGAAACCGCGCGCAAGGCGCTGGAAATCCTGCCGGGCAACGTTGTGGCGCATGTTGCCGCCGGTCGAGCGGCGGGGGCGTTCGGCGAGAAGGCCCGCGCGAAAGGAGATCGGGCGACGGCCGAGAGGTGGTTCCGTGAGTCGGAGTTGCACTACGAGGAGGCGCTGAAGCGCTGGCCCGACGATCGCGGGACGCTCGCCGGGCTGGTGGCCACAAAAATGAATCTGGGCAAGTTCGACGAAGCGGCCCAGCTTTGCAACCGACTGATCGAGCTTGACCCAGGGAACCCGATCTGGCCGGACCTCCTCGGGCGGGTGCGGGCTTCCGCGGGAGAATACGGCGCAGCCGAAGAGGCTTTCGTCCAATCGCTTTCGCTAGATCCCGACCGGCCGGAAACGAGTCTGGCCCTGGCCAACGTTTATCTGGCCCAAGGGAGGCGAGATGCGGCGATCGGCGTGCTGGAAAAGGGCATCGACCAAGCACCGAATGAACCGCGGCTTTGCGCCCGGCTGGCGTGGATCCTGGCGACCCTGGGGGAATCGGCGCGCGAATACGAACGCGCACTCCAATTGGCCCAGGTTGCCATGCGAACACAACGCCTCAATCCCATGGTTCAGGAAGCCTACGCTGCGGCGTTGGCGGCGACGGGGCGATTCGGGGAAGCCGCTGCATCGGTCTCAGATTTCCTCACGGAAAGCGCCAAATGGCAATCGCCATTCTGGAAGCGCCGGCTCGAAACTCAACGGGCGGGCTACGAGCGGGGGGAAATGCCGCGGGATTAG